DNA sequence from the Alkaliphilus metalliredigens QYMF genome:
AATGGCTCGTCTAATAAGACCACAACAGGCCTCCGTGTTAATGCCCTGGCTAAAGCAACTCTTTGCTGTTGCCCACCAGATAATTCATAGGGGTAGCGCTGTTCATATCCTTTTAAGTTAACCAGTTCAAGTACTTCCATAACCCTCGACTTACGGTCCTTCTCCTTGTAACCAAAGCCTACATTATCAAAAACATTAAGATGAGGAAACAGTGCGTAGTCTTGGAAAACCATTCCGATTCCTCTTTTTTCCGGTGGTATCCAGGTGTTGCTATCACTGACGGTCTTGCCAGCTAAGGATATACTTCCAGAATCGGCCCGTTCAAATCCTGCTATCAATCGTAGGGTTGTGGATTTTCCACATCCACTGGGTCCAAGTAATGTCACAATGGATCCTTTTTCTACAACTAAAGAGAGCTCTTTCACAGCAGCCTCCTTTGTTCCAATATAAGTCTTCGTCACTGATTTTATTTCTATATCATGCATGTACTCACCACCTTAGTATTTTTTCAACATGTAGCGTAGGGGGACAACGGATACAAGAACAATTAATAAAGCTGCTGGTGCTGCTAGGTGATAAATGGATTCCGAGGCTTCAAAATAAACCCGAACTGCTAGGGTGTCAAAATTTGGTGGACGCAGCATCAGGGTAGCCGGCAGCTCTTTGATAGCGCTGACAAAAACCAATGCGCCTCCAGCCAATACTCCTGGTAGCATATTTGGAAGTATCACCTTCAGCATGACCTTCCATGGTGGATATCCAAGGCTTCGGGCCGCTTCATCGATTCTTGGAGATATCAGGCTTAATGAAGCCTCCCCTGCTTGCATGGCCTGGGGTAGAAATCGAACAACAAAAGCCAATGCCACGATATAAAACGTCCCATAAAGCCTCGGTAAGTGATTATTAAATATAAAAACAAATCCCAACGCCACAATCACTCCTGGAAGGGCATATCCCGCATAGCTTAGCTTTTCAATGACCTTTGTAATCAGAGATGGATAACGGCCCTTCAGATAAATAATAGGCATGGAAAACAACATACATAATAATGCTGCAAAACCTGAAACCTTAAGACTGTTTATGGCAAAACCAAAGAACCGCCCATCAAGTGCTCCCATACGAATCCCAATTCTTGACCAATAAACAAGGACCCCGATGGGAAGGATCACAGATACAAAAAATACCACACTCACATAAAACAATACAAATGGTTTCCACTTCCCTAATTTTAAAGTCAATGGCTTTCGATAGGTATTGGATGTTTGATAATATTTATTTTTTCTTCTGGTTTTTGATTCAATCCACAATATAGCCACTGTTAACAAAATAAGCACTAGACTCAATACAGCTGCGGAAGCAGTATCAAAACTGGCCCTTTGAAAATAAATAGCAGCGGTAAACGTCACATATCGAAGCATGGCAATGGTACCAAAGTCTCCAAGGACATAGAGAGACACAAGAATCCCTCCTGCTCCTATTGCGGGTCGTAAAAGAGGTAAATTGACCTTCCAAAAAACTTCAGAAGTGCTCATCCCTTGTGAATAAGCTGCCTCTTCATAGTTACGGTTCATTTTTCGAAGAGAAGCACTGGCAATTAGATATACGTAAGGGTAGGTGAACATGGTGAGCACAAGAAACACACCCCCAAAGGAGTAAATGTTAATGCTGTAATCTCCAAGGGCATTGACTAGCCATGGAGTCGACTGCCATAAATCACGGGCCCATCCACTACGACCAAAGACGATAATGTATGTCACAGCCCCTACATAGGGCGGAACTGTCAATGGCATGGCTAATAGCCATCGCCATGCTTTTTTTCCTGGTATATCTGTGCGAATCACAATCCATGCCAAAGAAACCCCAATGATCATGGTACTCACTGTAACGGCCCCTGCTAAAGAAAGGGTGTTCCAAAGTAATTGAGGAATCCTTTCATCTAGGAGTCGTTGCCAGCGGTCTATACCAGCAAACAAGGACCTCCATATGACATAAACAATGGGAATGGCCATAATAACTGCTATACAGAGTCCAAATACAAACAACCCCATTCCCGGAGGGTTGCTTTGCCAAATACCCAACCATTTTCTTCTAAAAAAACGGAGAAGGGTTGGAGAAGTTTCTTCTCCAACCTTGACATTTTCATGATTAAATTGTGTTGTGTTTTTATCGTTCATGATGCCATCTCCTATTATGATAACTTTAATTCTCTACAGTTATTTTACATTTTTGCAATTATTTTAAGTCTAAGTCTAGTCCAGATGCCTCAATGAGCGCTGTTGTGTCTTCAAAATAATTACCAAGCTCTTTAATAGGCATATCTTGAACCTTTAAATCACTGAAGTCTACAATATGTGGTTGTACTTCAGCTGGGTAAACAGCTCCATATTGTGAGTTAATCAGAAGCTCAAGTGATTCTCCTACGAATGCCACCTGATTTTCAGGTAATAACAACCACTCAATGAAAGCAATTGCATTGCCTTCATTAGGTCCGCCACTCACAAGGCCTACCCCAGCTGCATTAGCAACCACTCCCATTTCATCTTCTTCTTGATCAAGATAGATAAAGCCTACATTATTATTTTCAGGCTCTACTAATTGCTGATGGAAGTAGTAGTTGTTCACAAGACCAAAGGAATGCTCTCCAGCACCTACAGCCCTACGAATGTCTCCATGCCCTTGATAAATACCAGCTGAATTAGCTCGAATTGCGGCAATCCACTCAGCTGTTTTTTCATCTCCCCACTGATAACGAAGGGCTGAAACATGTCCAGTCATTCCACCGTTACCTCCACGGGTAATTGCAAATCCATTTTCAACCGTTGCCCATTTAGAGTCAAATAAATCTTCATTGCTCTTTGGCATTTCTTCTTCGGTGATCATATCTTTATTATAAATAAAACCACGGGCTCTAGCAGAAATTGCAAAGTATGCGTTGTCTTCTGCTCTAAAATCTGCTGGAATTGTTTCAATTCCCTCTGGATTTGATCCTTGTAATAATCCCTTACTGTCTAGGTATCCTAAAGCACCAAGATCATTTGAAATAAAGATGTCAGCCCGAACATTATTTTTTTCTTCAGCAATTTGAAGGGGATTAGCCCCATGTAATGCTAATACTTCAATTCCTGTATCTTCAGTGAATTTCTCAAGTAATGCTTGAACAAACCTTTCATTTCTTCCTGAATACACCACTAATTCATTTGATTCAGAATCACCTTGTTCACCTGAAGCAGGTTGCTCACTACTACAACCCACTGTAATGAATGCAAATAATGCTACCATTAATAATGCTAATACGCTTTTACTTTTAAACATGTTTTGTTTCCTCCTCTAGTTGTCTACAATATTGAGTTTTTACAGTTTGTTTTTAGTACTTACAAAGGCGTCCCTATGTACATGACTTTTCCAAATTGATAAGTATAATCATTTGAACTTTCTAGGCAATTGTAAGTATATACTATCTAGTAATAGTTATCAACGGAAAATCAAAAAAAAGCTTGTCTTTTACTTGTCAATATTAAATGATGTCTTGTGAGTGTATGAATAAATTTTAGACTTATATATACTCTCAGCTCTGTTCTTCAGTTCAACACTTGAGCTAATTCTTTTTAAGGGTCCTCCTCTACTTCTTCTCTTATTATCATTATACACAAAACAGAGCAGGGCATCTGTGATAAATGTCCTGCTCTGTTTTTTATTTTATGTTTTTCATAAAAAACTGTGACCCTTATGTTCTAATAGTAGACTTAAGCTCGCTCTACTAATACAGAAGTTCCCATTCCGCCACCGATGCATAATGTAGCTAAGCCCTTCTTGGCATCTCTTTCTTCCATGGCATAAAGTAATGTTGTTAGAATCCTAGCTCCACTTGCTCCTACTGGATGTCCTAGGGCAATGGCTCCACCCTTTACATTGACAATATCAGTGTTAAAGTTTAATCCTTTAGCAACGGCTAAAGCCTGTGCTGCAAATGCTTCATTTGCTTCAATTAAATCAAGATCTTCTACTTTCCATCCTGATTTTTCAAATACCTTTTCAGTAGCCGGCACTGGACCATAACCCATTACAGATGGGTCTACTCCACCAGATGCATAGGCGACTAATTTTGCAAGAGGCTTGATTCCTAGTTCTTTGGCCTTCTCCGCACTCATCAATACCAATGCAGCAGCGCCATCATTGATTCCAGATGCATTTCCTGCAGTTACTGTACCCTCTTTTTTGAAGGCTGCTCTTAGCTTCGCTAATCCTTCAGCAGTTGCACCATGCTTGATGTATTCATCTTTATCTACTATCACTTCGCCTTTTCTTGTCTTAATGACTACTGGCACGATTTCTGCGTCAAATCCGCCTTCGTTTTGTGCTTTTTCTGCTTTGTTTTGACTTGAAACAGCAAAAGCATCTTGTTCTTCTCTAGTAATGTTGTATTTCTCAGCTAAATTCTCAGCTGTAATTCCCATATGATAATCATTGAATGCACAGCTTAATGCATCTGTCAGTAATGTATCTAATGCTTTGACATCCCCTAGTTTTGATCCCCAACGCATATTAGGAAGTACATATGGGGCTTGAGACATGCTTTCAGCTCCACCTACTACAACAATGTCATTATCTCCTGCAAGAATTGTTTGAGCTCCTAAGGATACTGCTCTTAATCCAGATCCACACAGCATGTTGATTGTCATAGACGTCACTTCAAATGGGATCCCAGCCTTTGCTGCAGCTTGTCTTGCAACATTTTGCTTGTTTCCCGCCTGAATAATACAACCCATAAACACTTCTTCTACCATATCGCCTTTAATCCCTGCACGTTCGAGGGCTCCTTTAATCGCTCCAGCCCCTAAATCAGCCACATTAACGTCCTTAAGCGCTCCACCAAAACTGCCAATCGGCGTTCTAGCTGCACTGACAATAACAACTTCTCTCATTAAACTTCCACCTCTCATATTAATCTTTTTTTACCGCTATTATAATACGACCCCACCATCTACTGACAACACAGTTCCTGTTACAAATTTTGCTTCATCAGATGCTAAGTACAAGAATGCATTGGCAATGTCTTCTGGATCTCCTAATAATCCTAGTGGAGACTTGCCTTTCATCATGTCTAACACCTTGTCAGGCATTTTTTGAACCATTTCAGTTAAGATGAATCCTGGAGCCACAGCGTTCACTCGAACCCCTTTTCTTCCTAACTCCTTAGCCCATGTTTTAGTCATTCCGATGACACCAAATTTAGTTGCTGCATAGTTTGTTTGACCGAAGTTTCCGTATACACCTACCACAGAGGATACGTTAATAATCACGCCACTTTTTTGCTCCGCCATGATTTTTGCTGCTGATTGCCCACAATTGTACACGCCTTTTAAGTTAACTGCAATTACGTTGTCAAACTGATCTTCTGTCATTTTTGTTAATTGTGCATCAGCAGTAATTCCTGCATTGTTAACAAGGATATCAATTTTACCAAAGTGGTCTTTGATTTTATCCATAGCCTCATTTGCTTCTTGTGAATTGGCTACGTTTGCAGCCACACCGAATACCTCTGCTGCTTTTCCTTTGAATTCTGCTACAACTTTTTGCACATCTTCCTCACGCTGTCCCCAAACAACAATCTTTGCACCTTCCTCTGCAAATCGAGTAATGGCTGCTTTACCAATCCCTGATGTTGAACCTGTTACAACTGCTACTTTTCCTTCTAATCTCATTTTCTATTCCTCCTTAAAATAATGGTTTATGCACTTACCTTTAGTATGGTTTAAGTCGAAAAGGAACTTAAGAGAACCTTTTCATTTGTTAGTCCTTTATAAAGCAATTTTTATGCCAAGTTTTTCATTTATTCTAAGGTGTTGCAATTCCAGAGGAAACCTCCTATTTGGAAATTGTCGTTAATTTTTTAACCAGTGGTGTTGTTCATTCTTTTTACACTTTTTTGGGCTAATTCCCTGAATCTTCTAAATACTACTGACAAGTGCAGTTATCCACCTTTTATGAGTTGTCCAGATTTTGTACACATTACAACAGTGCCTGCTTGCTTTTAATTCGATCTGTACTTTAAGTAATCACAATTGACTATTATTTAACAATTCGTTTTTTTCTTAGGACTCCTCCCCTTCATGGGCCTTCACCTGTTTCTTTGCTTCTAATCGCCAATCAATTAACCGATTCATTAATAGTCTAACAATGGCAATGACTGGAACACCTAAGAACATCCCCATCAAACCAAATAGCCCGCCCCCTATGATAATAGAGAAAATAATCCACACAGGGCTGAGTCCCACACTATCTCCTAGAATCTTGGGGCCTAAAATCAATCCATCAAATTGCTGTAGCCCAAGAATAAATAAGAGTACCCAGGCCGCCTTCACTGGACTATCAAAAAAAGTGATAATCACTGCTGGTACCGCTCCAATAAAGGGTCCAAAGTATGGGATCATATTTGTAATGCCAATGATGACACTAATAAGCAATGCATACCGAATTCCCATTATTTGTAGACCAATTAGGCACATGATGGCAATAATAAAGGAATCTAAGGACTTTCCAATAATAAACTTTGAAAAGATCATATCTGCTTCTCTTCCAAAGTCCTTCATCTTGTTTACTGTTTTATCAGCCAGGGTTGCCCGCAATACCCTTTCTGTTCCCTTTTTAAAGGATTCCTTATCTCCTAATAAGTAAAAGGAGATCACGATTCCTAAGACGAAATTTAAAACTCCCGATGTGATTGACATAATACTCACAATGATATTTTCTAAGATATACTCTAATATTGCGCTCACTCGATTGAAAATATCATTAACATTGTTTTCAAATTGATCTGTTACGTTACTTAAATTCCTTAAATCCAACTCTTCAGACCAATGATTGATCAAATCATTTGAGTAATTAATATATTCAGGCATCCTACGTAAAATATCTGAAATATTATTTCCAATTTGAGGTGCTACAAAAATAATGACTGTTACAATGAGCCCAATAACAAGTAAATACATGGTGACCACACTTAAAACCCTCAAAAGCTTTTTTTTATTAGCAATATATTCCACGCGACAATAAATATAGTTTTCGAACCATCTGACACCTGGGTTGAGCAAATAGGCAATAAAAATTCCAATAATAACAGGACTCAATATCCTTTTTAGTATTCCCAAACGCAGAAAAATATTCTCAAAAAAATATCCTGCATTATCTAAAATCTGATAAAGCATAATTGCCATAGCAATGGTCAAAAAGGCATATAGAGAGTACTTCAAATATTCCTTGTCCCACTCAATCTTCATCATCCTCAACCTCATCTCGTATTAATATCTTCTCTACACACTATTATACACGATTATATATCACCTGCCCACTACCTAAACCTATGAGTTTTAAGACAAGCTACCTTAATAAAGACAGGTTCATCTTTCATTCTTTAGTTTTTTAGTTCTTTAGTGCTTTATACTTTTTTGTCTGGTGTCCACATGGTAAGGCGAGATAGACAAACCCTGCTGGGTATTATATGTGGCGATAAATATGTGTTTAATATCTTGATATCCTTGGTCCTTCACTAAGTTCATGATTACATCCTCTGTTATTTGCAATTTTTCCATGTTTTTTTGCTCTATATTTCCCTCTAGAATCACAACATCAGCTATTGATTTCTCTTCCACAGACACATTTAAATCCTTTGCAACTACAGGACTGACCTCTGCCTTTTTCAAAACTGTTAATTTGCCATTGGATTCAATAATAGCATATTGTACTTCATTAAAATAAAAAACATCTTTTTCCCTTAGCATCATCAGAAGTTCATCTATAGAGTATTTAACACTCTTCATATTCTGAGTTAAAAATTGTCCGTTTTCCATGATCAATGTTGGTTCGAAGGTAACTAATCGGCCAAATTTCCGATGTTTTAAAATCATTCTGCTCACCACATACTGAAATATGGCTAGCATCACAACAGCAAATGCAGTGGGCATATGGTGTATACTGGGATCTGCAATATCTGCTCCCACAATAGATCCCATGGTAATAATGGTTAAGAAGTCAAACACTGGTAATTCACCAATGGGTCTTTTCCCCATAATATAAATGGTCACAAATAACAATAAGGACATGATGGTGATAATTCGAAAAAAAACAGTGATATAATCTTGCATTTTTTCTACTCCCGTCTTTTAAATGTAGTCAAGAATGCATTTCTCTCCTTGTCTCATTATAGAAGTATTAACGGAATAGGCAAAAAAAAACCAGAGAACTTACTCTTCTCTAGTTATAATATACTTCTATTAAAAACAGGCCTTGGGAGGGTACGGTTTCTCCAGCATTTTGCCGCTTTCCTACTGAAAATATTTCATCAATATAGGTAGGCTTTTTCTTTTTTGAGCCGATTTCAATTAATGTCCCCGTAATAATTCTCACCATATTGTATAAAAAGCCATCTCCTACAATGGTGATTTCCACAAAGGCATCTTTCTTTTCAATTGTGATTGATTCAATTGTTCTAACAGTTGTTTTCTCACTTTTTTTCACAGAAGAAAAAGGCAGAAAGTCGTAGGTTCCCACCAATTTTGCAGCAGCCTCCTGCATTAACTCCAAATTGAGAGCCTGGGGAACATGATAAGAATGCTTCCGATGAAATACAGAGGCAGTTGACTCATTCCAAATCCGATAGACATACTTCTTTCCTTTGACATTATATCGACTATGAAATCGTGGACCCGCTTCTTTTAACTCTTTTACCACAATGTCTTGAGGAAGATATTGATTGATGTATTGATACATTTCTTTAATTGATAATGTGCTCTTTGTATGAAAATTTGCCACTTGCCCATAAGCGTGGGCGCCAGCATCGGTTCTTCCAGATCCAACAATTTCAGTTTTTTTACCTACCATCTCTGAAATAACATGTTCTAATTTCCCTTGTATTGTCATATCCGTTGCAGTTTGGCGTTGCCACCCCCTGTACTTTGTTCCATCATATTCAACAATCATTCTTATATTGCGCATTGATATCTCTCCTATTCTCATGGTTCTAATTTATCTTCCGTGTATTGCTTGCTCTACTTGCCTTGTACGACAAAGTTAGGAACGGTGTAACACTCCACAACACTGCCAATGATATTTTGGGTGCCTGTTCGTGTATAAACCCCTTGTAGCTTTTCATTATATACAAAAAGTCCAAGGAGATAGTTGTTTTCTATAAAATGAACCTCTTCTTCCTTAATCATAGCCATTGGTAGCCTGGGGATGCAACAAAACTCTTGCAACAAATAATCTTCTCTTGCCTCTTCATTTATGATCTGTTGCCATTGTTCTAGTGTAAAGTCTTTTCCAATACGGACTCCCTGTGAAGCATATTTATCCATGGGCTTTAACACCATTCGATCCTTATGCTCAATAGCGTAGGCTACTACTTCTTGGTCTTCTTGCTCAAATAAAGTTGTAAAGGGAATGTGTGCTTGAACAAAGGCCCTTTCCTTATGGGTTAAAAAGGGGGTCTTCACAGGATCATGCAGAATTGCAAAGACAATTTTATTATGAATAATTTGGGAGCGCAAAGGTCCAACAACACAAACATTTCCTTCTAGATAAGCTTGGATTAAGTCCTGCACTTCATCCTGTCGTTCAATCAGTTCCCAGGTTACTGCCCTTCGATAAATACAGTCTATTCTAAACCCTTCATGATAAAGCTGACCATTTCGGTAGCTCAAATTCCGAGGGTCTACAATAACCGTTGCACACCCTCTTGCTTCAAAGGCTTTTTTGAATTCTTCAAATTCACTAGGGGGACTTCCCTGTAACCAATCTACAATGGCCACATTTGGTTTTTCAAGACCTCCACTGAAGTCTTCATAGTTTGTCAACAGCGCATCTACCCATGAATAAAAAAGTTCAAAACCTTCTAACTGATATTGCTCTTTAAAAGGTTCTAACGCTTTTGATTGTAGAATAATATTTTCTAGTTCTCTTGCTTCCGTCATACCCGAGGAGCCATCGGCATTCAACTCACAAAATTGAAAATCGCCATTTTGATGATAAAACACATCAAATCGCCCCATAGGAATATCAATTCCATAGCCTGGATCCTTCAAGATCAACTTCTCTAATAAAGGAGAGAACCCGAAATACTGACGAAATTTTTCATCCTTTAGATATTGATGTACCACTTTATTGAGGATTACCATCAATTGATTGATGATTTCTTCAAAGCGACCCATGTCCTCTTTTGTTAAAAACATAGGTTGATACAGAAATTCCACAGGCTTTCCTTTATATTTAGCCGGTGATGCCGCTACTCTTTTTAAAACACTTTGATAATCCTTTATAAAGTCAGGCTGATTCTTTAACACCTTAGCTTGATATTCTTGAAATAACTGTGTCTTCATCTTGTTTTTTTTCTCTCCTCACCCATTGATTCAATCCACAAAATTCAATTGCCTGTAACCCGCTTTTTTCGATATCTTCTTTCATTAAAAGAGATAAATTTTTTCTAGAAATGATTAATGTTTCCAAAGGCTTCAATATCTTTATCTCTTCTTCTGTCAGCCCTTTTTTAGATAGATCAAATAGAATTCGGATAAAATCATAGATTGTTTTGCCAAAAAACCAACCCTTAAAAGCATTTTTATGCATGGATCGCTTTGCCTTCTCAATCTGATCCCCTTCGGCTCCGTTGGCTAGTTTATATAGATAATTCAACACAGTTTCATCGTAAAATATCCCCTTAAGTAATGCAATATATGCAAAGTTATAGGGATAAGGCAGCGAATCTCCCACTCTGATTTCGATATACCTTTTCACTCGAACATCTGGAAACACCATGGTTAACAGATGTTCTATTTCTTCCCCAGTTAGGTCGTTTTCCTTTAGTACTTCTCCTATGCTTTGGTTACCTGTCTCGATTAACTGGCCTTCCTTTTTCATTAAAATAGGAGGAATTCCCAATATGTACTTTGCATATGCTTCATATCCAAATCTTTCATTCATGACACCAGGAATCACACCACTTCGATCCTTATCAGTGTTTTGCCAAATGACACTTCTCAATCCATGTCCCAGATAGTCTTCTCCTTCAAACCTAGGGGAGTTATCTGTAATCAAATGCAATAATGGTGATAAGAAATTCGCCACCTTAAATTTTTTGATAAAATCTTCTTCATTTCGATAGTCAATGGATACTTGAATTGCAGCGGTTCCCTTCATCATATGCTGGGAATATGTCCCTTTATCCTTTAGATAATTTGACATATATTGATACCTTACCTTGGGATTAAACGGGATCTCTTTGATAGAAGACTTCGGATGATATCCAATTGCCAGTAATAGCTGTCCATTATTTTCCATAATAGGGATAATTTCTTCTAAAAACTGAAAATAGATGGATTGAACGGACTCGATGGTGCTACAGGGCACAACACTAATTTCCAGCTGTCCACCTGGCTCTAATGTAATATAGTACGCTTCCTTCTTTAATGCGATCAAATAATCTCCTTCGTATTCAGCCTCGTATCCTTTTTCCAGCAAGGCTTTTAATATGTCTTCTATGCCCTGCTCCTCATAATAAGAAACCGATTTCATGGTGTCCTTCCACACGACAATATGCTCGAATTCTGCTCCAAGCTTAAGTTCACCCTGAAATTTTTCACCCTCTTTTATAATATTAATTATTTGTTCAAGTGGTCTATTCTGCACCAATTTCCTCACCCCAATTTTTTCGATCTGCGTAATGCTAGTAATGATATTACCCATTTTCAAAAGGATTACGCATCTCAATCTCTCTATCTTCGTTTCATTTCATTTTCTATTAAAATATTTTATCATAAGTACACTTATTTTCCTCATAGGTTGTCCTTAGGTGTTGCTGAAACGGTCTATGGTATTAAGTCT
Encoded proteins:
- a CDS encoding AI-2E family transporter, yielding MMKIEWDKEYLKYSLYAFLTIAMAIMLYQILDNAGYFFENIFLRLGILKRILSPVIIGIFIAYLLNPGVRWFENYIYCRVEYIANKKKLLRVLSVVTMYLLVIGLIVTVIIFVAPQIGNNISDILRRMPEYINYSNDLINHWSEELDLRNLSNVTDQFENNVNDIFNRVSAILEYILENIIVSIMSITSGVLNFVLGIVISFYLLGDKESFKKGTERVLRATLADKTVNKMKDFGREADMIFSKFIIGKSLDSFIIAIMCLIGLQIMGIRYALLISVIIGITNMIPYFGPFIGAVPAVIITFFDSPVKAAWVLLFILGLQQFDGLILGPKILGDSVGLSPVWIIFSIIIGGGLFGLMGMFLGVPVIAIVRLLMNRLIDWRLEAKKQVKAHEGEES
- a CDS encoding glutamate--cysteine ligase, with translation MQNRPLEQIINIIKEGEKFQGELKLGAEFEHIVVWKDTMKSVSYYEEQGIEDILKALLEKGYEAEYEGDYLIALKKEAYYITLEPGGQLEISVVPCSTIESVQSIYFQFLEEIIPIMENNGQLLLAIGYHPKSSIKEIPFNPKVRYQYMSNYLKDKGTYSQHMMKGTAAIQVSIDYRNEEDFIKKFKVANFLSPLLHLITDNSPRFEGEDYLGHGLRSVIWQNTDKDRSGVIPGVMNERFGYEAYAKYILGIPPILMKKEGQLIETGNQSIGEVLKENDLTGEEIEHLLTMVFPDVRVKRYIEIRVGDSLPYPYNFAYIALLKGIFYDETVLNYLYKLANGAEGDQIEKAKRSMHKNAFKGWFFGKTIYDFIRILFDLSKKGLTEEEIKILKPLETLIISRKNLSLLMKEDIEKSGLQAIEFCGLNQWVRREKKQDEDTVISRISS
- a CDS encoding acetyl-CoA C-acetyltransferase, whose protein sequence is MREVVIVSAARTPIGSFGGALKDVNVADLGAGAIKGALERAGIKGDMVEEVFMGCIIQAGNKQNVARQAAAKAGIPFEVTSMTINMLCGSGLRAVSLGAQTILAGDNDIVVVGGAESMSQAPYVLPNMRWGSKLGDVKALDTLLTDALSCAFNDYHMGITAENLAEKYNITREEQDAFAVSSQNKAEKAQNEGGFDAEIVPVVIKTRKGEVIVDKDEYIKHGATAEGLAKLRAAFKKEGTVTAGNASGINDGAAALVLMSAEKAKELGIKPLAKLVAYASGGVDPSVMGYGPVPATEKVFEKSGWKVEDLDLIEANEAFAAQALAVAKGLNFNTDIVNVKGGAIALGHPVGASGARILTTLLYAMEERDAKKGLATLCIGGGMGTSVLVERA
- the truA gene encoding tRNA pseudouridine(38-40) synthase TruA, with amino-acid sequence MRNIRMIVEYDGTKYRGWQRQTATDMTIQGKLEHVISEMVGKKTEIVGSGRTDAGAHAYGQVANFHTKSTLSIKEMYQYINQYLPQDIVVKELKEAGPRFHSRYNVKGKKYVYRIWNESTASVFHRKHSYHVPQALNLELMQEAAAKLVGTYDFLPFSSVKKSEKTTVRTIESITIEKKDAFVEITIVGDGFLYNMVRIITGTLIEIGSKKKKPTYIDEIFSVGKRQNAGETVPSQGLFLIEVYYN
- a CDS encoding ABC transporter permease, yielding MNDKNTTQFNHENVKVGEETSPTLLRFFRRKWLGIWQSNPPGMGLFVFGLCIAVIMAIPIVYVIWRSLFAGIDRWQRLLDERIPQLLWNTLSLAGAVTVSTMIIGVSLAWIVIRTDIPGKKAWRWLLAMPLTVPPYVGAVTYIIVFGRSGWARDLWQSTPWLVNALGDYSINIYSFGGVFLVLTMFTYPYVYLIASASLRKMNRNYEEAAYSQGMSTSEVFWKVNLPLLRPAIGAGGILVSLYVLGDFGTIAMLRYVTFTAAIYFQRASFDTASAAVLSLVLILLTVAILWIESKTRRKNKYYQTSNTYRKPLTLKLGKWKPFVLFYVSVVFFVSVILPIGVLVYWSRIGIRMGALDGRFFGFAINSLKVSGFAALLCMLFSMPIIYLKGRYPSLITKVIEKLSYAGYALPGVIVALGFVFIFNNHLPRLYGTFYIVALAFVVRFLPQAMQAGEASLSLISPRIDEAARSLGYPPWKVMLKVILPNMLPGVLAGGALVFVSAIKELPATLMLRPPNFDTLAVRVYFEASESIYHLAAPAALLIVLVSVVPLRYMLKKY
- a CDS encoding extracellular solute-binding protein, encoding MFKSKSVLALLMVALFAFITVGCSSEQPASGEQGDSESNELVVYSGRNERFVQALLEKFTEDTGIEVLALHGANPLQIAEEKNNVRADIFISNDLGALGYLDSKGLLQGSNPEGIETIPADFRAEDNAYFAISARARGFIYNKDMITEEEMPKSNEDLFDSKWATVENGFAITRGGNGGMTGHVSALRYQWGDEKTAEWIAAIRANSAGIYQGHGDIRRAVGAGEHSFGLVNNYYFHQQLVEPENNNVGFIYLDQEEDEMGVVANAAGVGLVSGGPNEGNAIAFIEWLLLPENQVAFVGESLELLINSQYGAVYPAEVQPHIVDFSDLKVQDMPIKELGNYFEDTTALIEASGLDLDLK
- a CDS encoding DUF421 domain-containing protein — its product is MQDYITVFFRIITIMSLLLFVTIYIMGKRPIGELPVFDFLTIITMGSIVGADIADPSIHHMPTAFAVVMLAIFQYVVSRMILKHRKFGRLVTFEPTLIMENGQFLTQNMKSVKYSIDELLMMLREKDVFYFNEVQYAIIESNGKLTVLKKAEVSPVVAKDLNVSVEEKSIADVVILEGNIEQKNMEKLQITEDVIMNLVKDQGYQDIKHIFIATYNTQQGLSISPYHVDTRQKSIKH
- the fabG gene encoding 3-oxoacyl-[acyl-carrier-protein] reductase, which encodes MRLEGKVAVVTGSTSGIGKAAITRFAEEGAKIVVWGQREEDVQKVVAEFKGKAAEVFGVAANVANSQEANEAMDKIKDHFGKIDILVNNAGITADAQLTKMTEDQFDNVIAVNLKGVYNCGQSAAKIMAEQKSGVIINVSSVVGVYGNFGQTNYAATKFGVIGMTKTWAKELGRKGVRVNAVAPGFILTEMVQKMPDKVLDMMKGKSPLGLLGDPEDIANAFLYLASDEAKFVTGTVLSVDGGVVL
- a CDS encoding circularly permuted type 2 ATP-grasp protein, producing MKTQLFQEYQAKVLKNQPDFIKDYQSVLKRVAASPAKYKGKPVEFLYQPMFLTKEDMGRFEEIINQLMVILNKVVHQYLKDEKFRQYFGFSPLLEKLILKDPGYGIDIPMGRFDVFYHQNGDFQFCELNADGSSGMTEARELENIILQSKALEPFKEQYQLEGFELFYSWVDALLTNYEDFSGGLEKPNVAIVDWLQGSPPSEFEEFKKAFEARGCATVIVDPRNLSYRNGQLYHEGFRIDCIYRRAVTWELIERQDEVQDLIQAYLEGNVCVVGPLRSQIIHNKIVFAILHDPVKTPFLTHKERAFVQAHIPFTTLFEQEDQEVVAYAIEHKDRMVLKPMDKYASQGVRIGKDFTLEQWQQIINEEAREDYLLQEFCCIPRLPMAMIKEEEVHFIENNYLLGLFVYNEKLQGVYTRTGTQNIIGSVVECYTVPNFVVQGK